CGAGAAAGGTACGTGATGTTTTCGATGAACAAGCAAAGCTGACATTGTCTTCATATTGTAGCTCTGGCTTGACTTTGACAAGCTGTCATGTTGTTCATCTCCTTGAGCCGGTCTTAAGACACAGTTTTGAGTTACAAGGTATATCGTAATTATTGGACCGATTCGGCTTCTGACTAACGTTTCCTGCAGCTATCGGACGCGTTGATCGACTGGgccaagaaaaggaaacTTCTGTATTCTGGTACGCTATTTTTTGCCGATGTCTGGAATAAAATCATTGACCGTATTTCTCTCACAGTTATGCTACAATGGACACTGTAGAATCTCGCATTCTTTCTCAAGGTGTACGAAATGGAACGTCTATATACCTTGCCGACGACACTGCGGATCAAGTGGTGGCTGAGATGCCGAATGTCGCAAGTGCAGCGCATAAGGGAGGAGatgttgctgctggtggtaACGAAGAAGACCTATTAGGGTTGATTCTTTAGTTTTGCGATTTTGACCAGCAGATCAAAATAAATCAGAGTCAAGGTTGTATGTGTAGAATTAGATGTAAACTAGACAGAATTGCATGCCATAATGCGAattgagagaaggaaagaaaaaactaCGCATAACCCCTCACGATCACTGCTACATTCTCTAGATTTATCTACTCAGGATCCACTACTTCACACAATGTACCTCCGCTCCTAACCTTACCCCAACCGATCAATCTCCAGTGCTTGTCAATTCGCCTACTCAAAGCAatcttctcgccctttTCACAGCACGCCGGTGTTGTCAATGCGATAGAGACGTCACCACCCTTCACCGCTGTGATCCTACCACCAGTTTGACTCGCTCCAATGTTAACGAACAATGTCTCGCCAACCACGAGCTTGCCAACCTTGGCCTTTTTGCTGTCGTCTGTCTTGACACCAAGCAATCGACGGAGCAAGAATACTTCTGCTCGGATTTCGACGTAGATGGAAGGGCCCTTGCCAACCGAAGACATGACCATACCGAGCAATCTGTCGGCACGACAGAGAGCGGGGTCAACAAGGGTACCGACACCGATAAGACCACCGGGAACGGCAAATTGAAGATGGTTCTGCTCAGCGTGGAGGGAGACGATTCGAGATCGCAAAGGTCGACAAGTGCAGATACCGTTGGCATCCCTGGTAATAAGACCAGGTCGGATCTCGACTTCTTGGCCAATCTTGAAGACACCCTGCAAGATACTTCCACCAGCGACACCACCCTTCAACTCCTCGACACCGGCACCAGGTTTGTTAACGTCAAACGATCGGATAACGACCATACGGGGGTCGGCACTAAAGTCGTAGTTGGGGGGGGCAATGTTGCAGATAGCGGCGACGACGGCGTCAATGTTGAATTTGAGCTGGGCGGAGACGGGAATGATAGGAGCGAGACGAGCGGTGGTACCTGCGTGGATGATTAGCTCCTCATTCATTGTATTTTTGGCCGACTCCAACAAAAATCGCAAAACATACCCTCAACAAACTTCTTGATACTCTCGCAGTGCTCCATAGCTTCACTCTCCCTGACCAAATCCATCTTGTTTTGCAAAATGACAATGTTTTTGGGGTCGACACCAATGATTTCAAGGGCAGCGAGATGTTCACCTGTTTGAGGCTGGGGACAAGATTCGTTACCGGCGATAAGGAGGAGAGCACCATTCATGACGGCGGCACCAGTAAGCATGGTAGCCATCAGAATGTCGTGACCAGGACAATCGACAAAGGAGACGTGTCTAACCAAGAAAAACGTTAGAATCGTTGGCGATAAAAGAAAAACGACGATAAGACATACCTCTGCAAGTCCATCCGTCCATCACATCCTGGCCTTTCACATTTGGGATGAGCCTCTTTGCTGGAAGGGTAAGATTTGAAGCAGGAAGGTGGGGGGCAATCGGGGTTTTGACATTTATAAATCTGCCCCTTTTTGTCAGCCATGACTCTTGGGTAGAAAAGCCACCAGAAACATCCAGGTCTCCCGCGTTTCGCCACCACTATACGCTCCTCTAGTGCACATCGTCCTCTGCCTGTGACTTTTTAACGCATCCTTTCACCTGGTCTGGCTCCTTCTACCATGACTCTTGCGTAATACTTCAAAACACTAGACCAAACGACATACCTTGGCATTGGCGTAACCGAGCTTGATAGTGATATTTCGTTCCAACTCATTCTTGAATCTAACAGTCTGAACTCCAGAGATGGCTCGGACGGTCGAAGATTTACCGTGCGCGACATGACCAATGGTACCAATGTTGATCTATAAACCGGGTGGACAAATGACTCATCAGCTCACaatccttccatctcatccttttccaAATTTCCCGACTTGTCCACCAGCGAACGGGCACGATGAGGAAAACGACATACGGTAGCCTGCTTGGAGATCACTTCGGGGCTCAAAGCCGTGAGCTTGGTGACATCCACTTGGACCTCCTGAACGGGCTCTGAAGGTCCGGAAGATGCTGCCGCAATAGGGTCATTGATAGCGGACATGATTTTGAAGGGCGATCCTTGTATTCCTGCAgttgccttttcttccttcttctcgaatTGACTATGGCTTTCTATGGGCCTTGCAAGTGTATCGCTGAGTTTTGGGGAAAGAGTTTGGCTCTTTATAGGCGTTTTTTTAGGATgtagagatggaagattgaATTTGTCTCtggtggacgaggaagacaaTGGGAATAATCAACTCGCCGCCAATTCCCAATCTGCCACACTCACCTCAGCAGCGGCATTATCCGGCATTACACTCTTCCCCTCTATAAACTCTCTCCGCGCCTTTTCCCGCtatttctcttctcctcatccttccaaTTCATTAAAAAATGATGATACACCTCGGTTGCAGAGACCTGAACCTCGCGCCCCGTGTTCACAAGAACCCGGGTTGATGCGATGGATCGTGACTTCTGCCGTCCGGCAACCACAATCCTTGTTATTATAGGGACGGTTGTATTTACGGTCTGAACCTTAATGCTGGAAGGTTGTTTTGTCTTTGGACTGTTGCTTATATATGCTCCGCTTCGATTATTTGTGCTGCGTGATGGAAAGCATGTTTTTGCGCTCATGCAATGTTGGAATGTCCTCCAGCTTGCGTTTACCCAGCGGTACATATACCGTTCGCGAACCAAACGTCTGCTTCAATTACTTgcatctttcatctcttctcaaaaCCCCTAATTAATTACATTACTTTCCCCTCTATTTGTTCAACCACAAATATATAAAGGTATGCACACATATGTGAAGGTGTGCTTAAGCGGCGATACCGCTGCGAATACCATTAGCTTTGAATGGTAGCATCGATAGGTGACGAGACTTACATGACACCGCAGGCAAGACGGGCACCTGCATTGCCAGTCTTCAGGGACTCCTCGTTGCCGCCCTTGCCGAGATCGTCAGTACCGGCGTGGACGACCATACTTCGACCAATGATGGAGTGAGGGCcgaagagggagatgacCTTGTCTGTAGACGTTTGATTTTTAGCATTGTACAACACGGGCGCAGACACTTACCGGAAATGTCAACCATAGCGACACCGCAGCCGTTCGTTTGGACGTTACCTATGTATACAGTCAGCAAACGCAATCAATACTGAAATGACAACGGGCACATACCGAGGTCACCAACGTGCCTCTCGGCGGCAGTGGGACCACCGTGGTTCTTGTGGAAGGGGTTGTAATGGGGACCGGCAGAAGTACAGCCGTTGGTGTTGTCTCCAAACTCGTGGACGTGGAAGCCTCGCTTGGCGTCAGCGTCGAGGTTCTTGATCTGATCAGTGATTATCACGTCAGCAATTGGATGTCACTCGCCGGTGAATCAAATGACGTACCTCACCCGAGACGCAAACGGGAGCGCCTTCCGAGTCCTGGGTAAAAGTTATAGTACCGTAGACGTGGGAGTCACCCTTGAGGACAGCAACAGCCTATATGGTTATTTCGCATTTGTTTGGATGAAACATTGTAGTGCGACAAATGAGCACGTGGATGTGTGATCGGTGGAGTTGTGCCGAGTAAGAAGGGCGGTGTAGTTTGTGATTGCGCAATAAGATAGGGGAGAACGATGGGCGGGAGAGCGCGTAGACCCGAGAGGTGGGAGagacaggaggaggaaccTGCGGTCAGCGACATTCCAGCCTAGCGGGAAGGGGCTACTGCACGTACCTTGACCATTTTGACTAGATAGAGTTCCTGTAATTTGGTGAAGCAGAAGATATGGATGAGAGGCTTTAAGACGTattggatgaagagttgaGGCGTATTTGGTGGGACGATGAGGCCTTTTCTACGCTCCTTCCCGCCCGCTGACACCACTCGCCACCCGCTAGCCGCCATCGGCCGATACGCAAACGCCGGATAGCCGAGTGTGgcacctccaccccgcGCATGATCGTCGACGCGACGCGCAGCTCGGTGGAGGTCGGTAGTCACTGGCACGCGATCTGTACATATTATGCATACGATCCACCGTGCAGGCAACCCATATACATGCAGCATAGCCATATCTCACTCTGCGTCCAGCACCTCCACCCGTTCGAGGTACGACTCGGGCACCAACCCGACAGCTTCGCTCCTATGcacctttccatcctcaaccCGCATCCTTCGGGCAATAACCCATCCCGGGTTTCCATTCCCCCGACCAgtgagcagcagcagctccccttcatccacaGACATTTCACTGGCACCCATCCC
The genomic region above belongs to Cryptococcus neoformans var. neoformans JEC21 chromosome 4 sequence and contains:
- a CDS encoding eukaryotic translation initiation factor 2 gamma, putative yields the protein MSAINDPIAAASSGPSEPVQEVQVDVTKLTALSPEVISKQATINIGTIGHVAHGKSSTVRAISGVQTVRFKNELERNITIKLGYANAKIYKCQNPDCPPPSCFKSYPSSKEAHPKCERPGCDGRMDLQRHVSFVDCPGHDILMATMLTGAAVMNGALLLIAGNESCPQPQTGEHLAALEIIGVDPKNIVILQNKMDLVRESEAMEHCESIKKFVEGTTARLAPIIPVSAQLKFNIDAVVAAICNIAPPNYDFSADPRMVVIRSFDVNKPGAGVEELKGGVAGGSILQGVFKIGQEVEIRPGLITRDANGICTCRPLRSRIVSLHAEQNHLQFAVPGGLIGVGTLVDPALCRADRLLGMVMSSVGKGPSIYVEIRAEVFLLRRLLGVKTDDSKKAKVGKLVVGETLFVNIGASQTGGRITAVKGGDVSIALTTPACCEKGEKIALSRRIDKHWRLIGWGKVRSGGTLCEVVDPE
- a CDS encoding copper zinc superoxide dismutase; amino-acid sequence: MVKAVAVLKGDSHVYGTITFTQDSEGAPVCVSGEIKNLDADAKRGFHVHEFGDNTNGCTSAGPHYNPFHKNHGGPTAAERHVGDLGNVQTNGCGVAMVDISDKVISLFGPHSIIGRSMVVHAGTDDLGKGGNEESLKTGNAGARLACGVIGIAA